The Nonlabens sp. Hel1_33_55 genome contains the following window.
ATATCCTGCGCATCACAAATTCTTCCTACCTACGTATTACCGATCTAAAAATCACTGGTGAGGTAGAAAACATCCCATTAAGTACCGCAGAAGCACTCCAATTTCTCTATCGCGAGGAAAATAGTAACAACTCACTGTATCGCGTACAACCTGGAACTAGCGATGAGGAAATTGGAAACATGAGTTTTCCAGAGCTGAACAACGTCTCGAGACCATCCTATACAGATACTAGAGGTCTGTTTTTCAGTAACGTTCATCACGTCGATATTTTGCGAAACAGCATCACACTAGTGCCAGGTAATGGCTTGAGAGTGGCAAACTGTGATTACATCAACATCAAAGACAATGAGGTTGCAAACACCTCGCGAAAATCATATTCTGGTACACATGGTCTCGTGGTAACAAAAGCAGATAGCGGCAACGATACGAGCGATGATTACCGCATTTTTATAGAACGTAATACAATACACCATAACTACAATGAAATCTATTCCTGGGCTCCAGATAAAACCGTGATCACACCTCTTATTGATGAAGGCAAGGGAATCTCCCTGCAACGCAATGATATCGATGATAACGGTACACCCAATAATCCCAACGATGATACTGGATGGACTCACGGCCGTATTTTAATTGCCAATAATCTGTGTTATTTCAACGGTTTTAGTGGTGTGCATTCCAACGCTGGAACGCGTATCGATATGATTAACAATACGTGTTACTTCAACTCATACACAAAATCCATTTATCTCAACGAACCATCTGACAATGGTGGAAACATCGGGATAAGTATTCAAGGAGGTAGCGATTTTAAAATCATCAACAATATTTCCATCATTGATAGCGAGCAGAACAAAAGCGCCATTGCTATTAATGCAGATGATGTTCTGATCAAGGATAATATCATTTATGGCACGAATGGACCTATCGATACAAATGCTGCAACGGTAGAAGTAGAGCAGAACACTAGAATGGTGGATCCCATGTTTACAGATCCAGAAAATTTTGACTTTACATTACAGTCTGATTCACCGGCACTTGATACGGCAGATCCTGCCTTTGCGCCAGAGGATGATTTTAATCAATTTTCCAGAGATGAAACTCCAGATTTGGGTGCACTGGAATTTGGCACCACAGCTGGGATTGAGGAAATCGAGAGAGTTATAGCAGTATACCCAAATCCCGCGACAGATTTCATCAAATGGAGAAGTGTTAATCCAGTTGAACAGGTCGCTCTTTACAATCTAGCAGGACAACAGCTTAACGTGAAGCGATCAAATAATAGCATTGACGTCAGCAATTTATCTACAGGAATGTATGTATTGGTAGTGGATGGGACTACGAGATCCATCATAAAGCAATGATACGCCACTGTTTACTACTGGTCACTGCTTTACTCTCGCTAGTTTCCTGTAAAACAAAGCAGCTAGCCCAGCATTCCAACCCTTTTGATAAGTCAAACCTAATACCTTGGTCCATCGTTGCATTTGACAGCCTGGAACGAACACCGGCGCAACGCGTTGCAATGATTAAAAGATTGGGGTTTGATCAGTACGCTTTTGGCGGTAGGCAGCAACACATTGATAGGATGGTAGAGGAGATTCAGATGGCCCGAGCTAACGATATCAAAATACCAGCGGTATGGCTGTATCTCAATCACAACAAGGACACCGTAGGGAAATTGAAGCCCATGAGTGAGCAGGTGTTTGCAGCCTTACGGGAAACCGGCTTGCAGACAGAGATTTGGGTAGGTTTTCATCCAGAGTATTTTGATGGAGATAGTGATGATATCGCTTTCGCGAAAGCGGAACAAATGATACGCTACCTTGCACAACGAGCGGACAGTGTTAACTGTAAACTCGCTCTGTACAACCACGGCGGCTGGTACGGTAAGGCCAGAAACCAACTGGAGATCATTAAACGTATCCCAGAATATGACATAAACGTAGTATACAACTTCCACCACGCTCACGATGACTTGTCCAACTATGAGTCCAACATTGACCTATTATTGCCCTATTTGAGTTGTGTCAACTTAAACGGTATGAAAGCGGATGGCCCCAAAATCATGACAATAGGAGACGGTGATCTGGAAGAAAAGATGATTCAATATTTGTTTCAGAAAGGATATAAAGGTCCCTTTGGGATTTTGGGACATGTTAAAGGCGGTGATCCGGAGCGTATCTTGATGGAGAATTTTAGAGGCCTATCCAGCTTGCGTTAAATTCTTGATCATCATTAATTGATGAAATGACCACCTTTCATTTTTCTATTTCAGGTTCATTTTTATTAGTAATTTATTCACTGTAAAATAAATATTTGTAAGCCATCAGCTAGAGATTTGCAATGACTGCTGAAATTTCGTACGTTTAAATCGTACAATCGATAGTAGTTACGATCTTATGATTATGAGCGGGTTTCACGATAAACAAACCCTATCTGACATTTAATGAACCCTTTTGTTTTACGAATTACTCAATTTTACCACAACTTAACTACGATGTTGTGATACTACAACGTTATAAATTGAACATTATGAAAAATACATTATTGATACTTGCTTTTATGATAGGTGCTGGAACTTTTGCAAATGCACAGAATAAGAAGATGCAGATGAAGATGCAGGAGAAAGCAATGGAACAGGTAACAGAATTAAATGAGGCACTCACATCACAAGGTGAGGAGTTTGCATTAACTGCAGAGCAGATGGATAAGATTAAAGAGATAGAGTACAACAAATTTATTGGTACCAGAAAAATCAATAAGAACGAGAGCCTATCTGACGATGAATCAAAAGAACAGAAAAAAGCTTTAAGAAAGGCAAGTCGCAAAGAGGTAAATGATATCCTGACTAAGGAACAACGCAAAGCCTGGAGAGCCAGTAAAGACTAATACTTAATCAATCTGCCTTAACAATAAATGTCAGGGCAGATTATCTTAAACCATAATTAACTAGATTTCAATAAAAGGAACCACACACTCAATAATATGAAACAATTTCTACTCTCCGTTTTAATCATTCTCCCGCTGGCACTAACAGCTCAATCTTTTGAGTTTAACAACTCTGCAGATGGATGGTCAGCAAATAATGCGACACTTACTACCAATGCCAATAGCATCACGCTGACTCTTACTGCTGGTCAAAATGCTCAACTTGAGACAACAACTGCTGGAATTGACGCCGCTGCAAATTCTATAATGGCAATTAGAATCCGAAATTCTGCAGAAACGTCTGTATTGAAAGTTAGATCAGAACGATTAGAAACTACCGGTAATCGTTTTACCCCATTTGATGTGGAACCATACAATTTCGCATACACTACCTATTTCTTTGATCTAGATAATTCTGAATGGGATAACAATGATACGCCTGGTACTACTCAAAATAACATTGTCATACTGTTTAGAGGTCCTGGAGATACAGTCAATAGTACGGATGGTAGTGTGGAAATTGATCGTATAGCATTTATACCTAGAGCAGAGCGTGAAGACTTTACTTTTGAAACTGATGGAATAGATGAGGGATGGAATGGTCAGGCTGGGAGCGATATTTTGATATCTAATGGTGTTTTAGCTTGGGATATTAGTGAAACGACTGGTGACAATCCTCGCCTAGCACAAACAAAATTTTCCATTGATGCGTTAAATGCTCAGTACGTTCATATCGTATTGCGCAATAATACACCTGACAATCAGTTGCGTTTGAATTTCACCAACAGTGACAGTAATAATGGAGGTCGCAATATAGCGATGGATCCAGACGATGGTTCTGGAACACCACCCTTTCAAGTGTTGAATGATCAAGTAAGTAATAACGCAAACTGGACTGGTATAATCGATGTCTACAACTTTGTTTCTAGAGATAACACGGCTACTAATAATAACAGTAA
Protein-coding sequences here:
- a CDS encoding T9SS type A sorting domain-containing protein, which translates into the protein MRNFTFLMLLLMCSAFAKAQINYYVSQENGSNVNNGLTAATPFKNIDDATDIAGPGDTIFLMGEFTNRSYYPNYSYSGDINDPHLWHQENTVRINELNGSASGYITITSFDENTVLKGDGANILRITNSSYLRITDLKITGEVENIPLSTAEALQFLYREENSNNSLYRVQPGTSDEEIGNMSFPELNNVSRPSYTDTRGLFFSNVHHVDILRNSITLVPGNGLRVANCDYINIKDNEVANTSRKSYSGTHGLVVTKADSGNDTSDDYRIFIERNTIHHNYNEIYSWAPDKTVITPLIDEGKGISLQRNDIDDNGTPNNPNDDTGWTHGRILIANNLCYFNGFSGVHSNAGTRIDMINNTCYFNSYTKSIYLNEPSDNGGNIGISIQGGSDFKIINNISIIDSEQNKSAIAINADDVLIKDNIIYGTNGPIDTNAATVEVEQNTRMVDPMFTDPENFDFTLQSDSPALDTADPAFAPEDDFNQFSRDETPDLGALEFGTTAGIEEIERVIAVYPNPATDFIKWRSVNPVEQVALYNLAGQQLNVKRSNNSIDVSNLSTGMYVLVVDGTTRSIIKQ
- a CDS encoding sugar phosphate isomerase/epimerase family protein, yielding MIRHCLLLVTALLSLVSCKTKQLAQHSNPFDKSNLIPWSIVAFDSLERTPAQRVAMIKRLGFDQYAFGGRQQHIDRMVEEIQMARANDIKIPAVWLYLNHNKDTVGKLKPMSEQVFAALRETGLQTEIWVGFHPEYFDGDSDDIAFAKAEQMIRYLAQRADSVNCKLALYNHGGWYGKARNQLEIIKRIPEYDINVVYNFHHAHDDLSNYESNIDLLLPYLSCVNLNGMKADGPKIMTIGDGDLEEKMIQYLFQKGYKGPFGILGHVKGGDPERILMENFRGLSSLR